A genome region from Arthrobacter sp. SLBN-100 includes the following:
- the gcvH gene encoding glycine cleavage system protein GcvH — protein MAKVAADLQYSDEHEWVAREGGNLVSIGISAVATDALGDIVYVDLPELGAAVTAGETCGEVESTKSVSDLYSPVTGEVVEINTGVVDDPALINNDPYGAGWLFKVAAESEGPLLSAQEYASKNGGDL, from the coding sequence ATGGCTAAAGTTGCCGCTGACTTGCAGTATTCCGACGAGCACGAGTGGGTGGCCCGGGAGGGTGGAAACCTGGTTTCGATCGGGATCTCCGCTGTCGCCACGGATGCGTTGGGCGACATTGTGTACGTGGACCTGCCCGAGCTGGGCGCTGCTGTGACGGCGGGAGAGACTTGTGGCGAGGTTGAGTCCACGAAGTCTGTTTCTGATTTGTACTCGCCCGTGACGGGTGAGGTGGTGGAGATCAATACTGGAGTTGTGGATGATCCCGCCCTGATCAACAACGATCCGTACGGAGCCGGCTGGCTCTTTAAGGTAGCTGCCGAGTCCGAAGGACCCCTGCTGTCCGCGCAGGAGTACGCGTCCAAAAACGGCGGGGACCTGTAG
- a CDS encoding L-serine ammonia-lyase yields MAVGVFDLFSIGIGPSSSHTVGPMRAAAVFAEELKSTGALDRVASLRVDLYGSLAATGHGHGTMTAILLGLEGFHPELILPDEVEERLAAIAETGMLQLAGAVPLPYGVKDMVLRPLTILPRHTNGMTFTIFDAEDEILHTATFFSVGGGFIVREGEEDAAQQQLEESKKELPLPFRTAAELLEHCRETGLGISDVMRVNEEDSRTAEEIREGLLHIWSVMEDCVATSLKREGVLPGGLKVRRRAPDWYDRLKKESSRPDSEGQDQDFYDQKYWQEWVNLIALAVNEENASGGRVVTAPTNGAAGIIPAVLFYALHFAPGMENAPQEDRDDVVVKFLLAAGAVGVLYKEQASISGAEVGCQGEVGSASSMAAAGLAEVMGGTPAQVENAAEIAMEHNLGLTCDPIGGLVQVPCIERNAIAAAKAINAAKMALWGDGSHRVSLDEVIVTMRETGKDMSSKYKETAMGGLAVNVAVC; encoded by the coding sequence ATGGCTGTTGGTGTCTTTGATCTCTTTTCCATCGGGATCGGGCCTTCGAGCTCGCACACCGTAGGGCCGATGCGGGCTGCCGCTGTCTTCGCCGAGGAGCTGAAGTCCACCGGAGCCCTGGACCGTGTGGCGTCGCTGCGGGTGGACCTCTATGGTTCGCTCGCGGCGACCGGTCACGGGCACGGCACCATGACCGCCATCCTGCTTGGGCTGGAGGGTTTCCATCCGGAGCTGATCCTGCCGGACGAGGTGGAGGAACGGCTGGCCGCGATCGCCGAGACTGGCATGTTGCAGCTCGCCGGCGCCGTGCCGCTGCCTTATGGGGTGAAGGACATGGTGCTGCGGCCACTGACCATCCTGCCCAGGCACACCAACGGCATGACCTTTACCATCTTTGATGCGGAGGACGAGATCCTCCATACGGCTACGTTCTTCTCGGTGGGCGGCGGCTTCATCGTCCGCGAGGGCGAGGAAGACGCGGCACAGCAGCAGCTGGAGGAGTCCAAGAAGGAGCTGCCGCTGCCCTTCCGCACTGCCGCGGAACTCCTCGAGCACTGCCGGGAAACCGGCCTGGGCATCAGCGACGTGATGCGGGTCAATGAGGAGGACAGCCGCACTGCTGAGGAGATCCGCGAAGGCCTGCTGCACATCTGGTCGGTTATGGAGGACTGCGTGGCCACGAGCCTGAAGCGCGAAGGCGTGCTGCCCGGGGGACTGAAGGTCCGCCGTCGTGCCCCTGATTGGTACGACCGGCTGAAAAAGGAAAGTTCTCGGCCGGACAGTGAAGGCCAGGACCAGGACTTCTACGACCAGAAGTATTGGCAGGAGTGGGTTAACTTGATCGCCCTGGCGGTCAATGAGGAGAACGCCTCTGGCGGCCGGGTGGTCACCGCCCCCACGAACGGCGCGGCCGGGATCATCCCGGCGGTGCTGTTCTACGCGCTGCACTTCGCGCCGGGGATGGAGAACGCCCCACAGGAGGACCGCGACGACGTGGTGGTGAAGTTCCTGCTCGCCGCTGGCGCTGTGGGGGTGCTCTACAAGGAGCAGGCGTCCATTTCAGGGGCTGAGGTGGGCTGCCAGGGCGAGGTGGGGTCGGCGTCGTCCATGGCGGCGGCAGGCCTGGCCGAGGTGATGGGCGGAACCCCTGCCCAGGTGGAGAACGCGGCCGAGATCGCGATGGAGCACAACCTGGGCTTGACGTGTGACCCGATCGGCGGGCTGGTGCAGGTGCCGTGTATTGAACGGAACGCGATCGCCGCGGCGAAGGCGATCAACGCCGCGAAGATGGCCCTCTGGGGCGACGGCTCGCACCGCGTCTCGCTCGACGAAGTGATTGTGACCATGCGCGAGACCGGCAAGGACATGAGCTCCAAATACAAGGAAACGGCCATGGGCGGCCTCGCCGTCAACGTCGCTGTGTGTTAA
- the gcvT gene encoding glycine cleavage system aminomethyltransferase GcvT, giving the protein MTENTALYEEHKKLGASFTDFGGWQMPLKYSSELAEHHAVRKSAGLFDLSHMGEVWVTGPDAPAFLDYALAGKISAMPVGKAKYSLICNEAGGIIDDLIVYRRPAAADGTDVFLVVPNAGNAGVVAAALAERAAGFDAEVNDASAATSLIAVQGPKAQELLLRLVPADKHSLVTGLKYYAAVEVPILVGGTGVDLLLARTGYTGEDGFEIFVSNDDAPGLWRALVAIADDGELTPAGLASRDSLRLEAGMPLYGNELSLQGDPFAAGLGPVVALSKEGDFVGKAALAAKKEAGAGSTTGRRLVGLKGLGRRAGRAHYPVLLDGNVVGEVTSGQPSPTLGYPVAMAYVDVQFTKPGTALDIDLRGKAEPFEVVDLPFYKRAR; this is encoded by the coding sequence ATGACCGAGAACACCGCTCTTTACGAGGAACACAAGAAGCTGGGTGCCTCCTTTACCGACTTCGGCGGCTGGCAGATGCCCCTGAAGTACAGCTCGGAGCTCGCCGAGCACCACGCCGTCCGCAAGAGTGCCGGGCTGTTCGACCTCTCCCACATGGGCGAGGTCTGGGTGACAGGGCCGGACGCCCCTGCGTTCCTGGACTACGCCCTGGCGGGAAAGATTTCCGCCATGCCGGTGGGCAAGGCCAAGTACTCGCTGATCTGCAACGAGGCCGGCGGCATCATCGACGACCTCATCGTGTACCGCCGGCCCGCAGCTGCCGACGGCACCGATGTTTTCCTTGTGGTCCCCAACGCAGGCAACGCGGGAGTGGTGGCCGCTGCCCTGGCCGAGCGGGCTGCAGGATTCGATGCCGAAGTCAATGACGCCTCCGCGGCCACATCCTTGATCGCGGTCCAGGGCCCCAAGGCGCAGGAACTGCTGCTCCGGCTGGTCCCTGCCGACAAGCACAGCCTGGTGACCGGCCTGAAGTACTACGCCGCCGTAGAGGTTCCGATCCTCGTTGGAGGTACCGGCGTGGACCTGCTGCTCGCCCGCACCGGCTACACCGGCGAGGACGGGTTTGAGATCTTCGTGTCCAACGACGACGCCCCCGGCCTTTGGCGGGCGCTCGTCGCCATCGCAGACGACGGGGAGCTGACGCCCGCCGGCCTCGCCTCCCGCGACTCCCTCCGGCTCGAAGCGGGGATGCCGCTCTACGGCAACGAACTCTCCCTGCAGGGTGACCCGTTCGCAGCAGGCCTGGGACCCGTCGTCGCGCTGTCCAAGGAAGGCGACTTCGTCGGCAAGGCCGCACTGGCGGCCAAAAAGGAAGCCGGCGCCGGCAGCACCACCGGGCGCAGGCTCGTCGGGCTCAAGGGATTGGGCCGCCGCGCCGGCCGCGCCCACTACCCGGTCCTCCTCGACGGCAACGTCGTTGGCGAAGTCACTTCGGGCCAGCCCTCACCCACCCTTGGCTACCCCGTGGCCATGGCCTACGTCGACGTCCAGTTCACCAAACCCGGGACAGCGCTGGACATCGACCTCCGCGGCAAGGCAGAGCCTTTCGAAGTGGTCGACCTCCCGTTCTACAAGCGCGCCAGGTAG
- a CDS encoding TspO/MBR family protein → MQPYPGQSRSSPQKNAERPGIGRQVLVLVAFLAASFLVAGLGSLATFDNVNGWYATADKAPWSPPNAVFGPVWTFLYTAMAVAAWLVWRKQAPGTPRALKVYGIQLALNLAWTPVFFGLYPAIGGAALWLALAIILALIAAVAVTVLSFGPISRTAGLLLLPYVSWLVFAATLNWWAALNN, encoded by the coding sequence ATGCAGCCGTATCCGGGACAGTCCCGATCATCCCCCCAAAAGAATGCCGAACGCCCAGGCATCGGCAGGCAGGTCCTGGTGTTGGTTGCCTTCCTGGCTGCATCGTTTCTTGTGGCGGGTCTCGGATCCCTCGCCACCTTCGATAACGTGAACGGCTGGTACGCCACTGCGGACAAGGCGCCTTGGTCGCCGCCCAATGCTGTCTTCGGCCCGGTCTGGACCTTCCTCTACACGGCGATGGCTGTTGCAGCCTGGCTCGTCTGGCGGAAGCAGGCCCCTGGAACCCCGCGTGCCTTAAAGGTTTATGGAATCCAGCTCGCCCTGAACCTTGCCTGGACACCGGTATTCTTCGGGCTTTATCCCGCCATCGGCGGAGCTGCCCTTTGGTTGGCGCTGGCCATCATCCTCGCCCTCATCGCCGCCGTCGCGGTGACCGTGCTGTCCTTCGGACCCATAAGCCGCACGGCAGGCCTGCTTCTCCTGCCCTACGTGTCCTGGCTGGTGTTCGCCGCAACGCTGAACTGGTGGGCAGCCCTCAACAACTGA
- a CDS encoding peptidoglycan bridge formation glycyltransferase FemA/FemB family protein, translating into MNPVTTGTDLEFAILSDSEFEAFAVKHPQNSFLQSVDFARFQRARGQQVELFGIRREGELVAAGKLNYTTTRLGYTVCECAKGPLMDYADLELVSDVVGLLRRRAAERKAAEFRISPNLKYIARDADGAEHPELEDNRPLVAQLSGLGFQHQGLDMNFVNVNWMFVKSLEGIKDPEELIMGTSYRTRKAIRKAEKNGVFLEQATLETLDDFYGALSKAGEEKGFIYRERAYYEHLLRTTSPEFTKLMMAKIDIPAYRKSITERLAAESATAAGLRREVEETGSKKKANRLKVVQDLVDSYERSLKDIERFPDSVGVATVAAIHFVCYGDEVVCIIGGTVQDYIYFNGATSLYWGMMLHALEKGYARYNFYGTFGISGQDEEGHGGYAFKKGFGGEVVQLVGDFVMPVRPAVFHANRLARAAVAAARTVLGRLPLRRSA; encoded by the coding sequence TTGAATCCAGTCACCACCGGCACCGATCTTGAATTTGCCATCCTCAGCGACTCAGAGTTCGAGGCCTTTGCGGTCAAGCACCCGCAGAACAGCTTCCTCCAGTCCGTTGACTTCGCCCGTTTCCAGCGCGCCCGCGGCCAGCAGGTGGAGCTCTTCGGTATCCGGCGTGAGGGCGAACTGGTGGCTGCCGGAAAACTGAACTACACCACCACCCGCCTGGGGTACACGGTGTGTGAATGCGCCAAGGGCCCCCTCATGGACTATGCGGACCTGGAACTGGTGAGCGACGTCGTCGGCCTCCTCCGCCGGCGCGCGGCCGAACGTAAAGCCGCGGAGTTCCGGATTTCCCCCAACCTTAAATACATCGCCCGCGACGCTGACGGTGCTGAACATCCGGAGCTTGAGGACAACCGCCCGCTGGTGGCACAGCTGTCGGGGCTCGGATTCCAGCACCAGGGACTCGACATGAACTTCGTCAACGTGAACTGGATGTTCGTCAAGAGCCTGGAAGGCATCAAGGACCCCGAAGAGCTCATCATGGGCACCAGCTACCGGACCCGCAAGGCCATCCGGAAAGCCGAGAAAAACGGTGTCTTCCTGGAACAGGCCACCCTGGAAACCCTCGACGACTTCTACGGCGCCCTGAGCAAGGCCGGGGAGGAAAAGGGGTTCATTTACCGCGAACGCGCCTACTACGAGCACCTGCTCCGCACCACGTCGCCGGAGTTCACCAAACTCATGATGGCCAAGATCGACATCCCGGCCTACCGGAAATCCATCACGGAGCGGCTGGCGGCGGAATCGGCCACCGCGGCCGGGCTGCGCCGCGAAGTGGAAGAGACCGGCAGCAAGAAAAAGGCCAATCGGCTCAAGGTGGTCCAGGACCTCGTGGACAGCTACGAGCGGAGCCTGAAGGACATCGAGCGCTTCCCCGACTCCGTAGGCGTCGCCACCGTGGCCGCCATCCACTTCGTCTGCTACGGGGACGAGGTGGTGTGCATAATCGGCGGCACCGTGCAGGACTACATCTACTTCAACGGCGCCACCTCCCTGTACTGGGGCATGATGCTGCACGCCCTGGAGAAGGGATACGCACGGTACAACTTCTACGGAACGTTCGGCATCTCGGGGCAGGACGAGGAAGGCCACGGCGGCTACGCGTTCAAGAAGGGCTTTGGCGGCGAAGTGGTCCAGCTAGTGGGTGACTTCGTGATGCCGGTGCGTCCCGCCGTCTTCCACGCGAACCGCCTGGCCCGGGCCGCGGTGGCCGCGGCCCGCACGGTGCTGGGCAGGCTGCCCTTGAGGCGTTCGGCCTGA
- the gcvP gene encoding aminomethyl-transferring glycine dehydrogenase, which yields MEFLVTVSPASAIPASAIPATASPASAPAATAPAATFVDRHIGARRQADVDTMLKAVGYDTVDALVDTAVPKDIRQDSALELDGALSEVEALAELRRLAAKNKTAVQMIGQGYYDTVTPPVIRRNILEGPAWYTAYTPYQPEISQGRLEALLNFQTMVQDLVGLPIANASLLDEATAVAEAVLMMRRANKNKDARDGKTVLDSDCLPQTIAIVKGRAEALGFEVEVADLSKGLPDGVINGVVLQQPGASGRVFDHSAVIADTKERGALVTVAADLLALTLITPPGEQGADIAVGSAQRFGVPLFYGGPHAAYMAVQKGLERSMPGRLVGVSKDSAGVPAYRLALQTREQHIRREKATSNICTAQALLAIVASMYAVYHGPEGLKAIARAAHAHAKNLAASLKAAGFDVLHTSFFDTVTVSVPGKAAGIVAAAEAKGINLRSIDGDTVGFSTDETTTPAVVDGVLGAFGAGLADAAAGTDTAFALDAAVERSSDFLQHPVFNTYRSETQLLRYIRKLSDRDLALDRTMIPLGSCTMKLNATAEMEAISWPEFASIHPFAPDSQTEGWRELIADLEAQLTEITGYDQVSIQPNAGSQGELAGLLAIRGYHHSRGDQQRNVCLIPASAHGTNAASAVLAGMKVVVVATAPDGTIDHADLYAKIEAHRDALSCIMITYPSTHGVYDADVREVCDAIHAAGGQVYIDGANLNALVGLAQPGKFGGDVSHLNLHKTFCIPHGGGGPGVGPVAAKAHLAPFMPGNAATWIEGDDVPISASKYGSAGVLPISWAYVKLMGGQGLTEATKSALLAANYIAARLNDFFPVLYTGEGGLVAHECILDLRELTAKTGVTAEDVAKRLIDYGFHAPTLAFPVAGTLMVEPTESEDLGEIDRFIEAMISIRAEIDQVAHGEFSVTDSPLRNAPHTAAAAISSDWNRAYPREQAVFPVKSLRQDKYFPPVGRIDGAAGDRNLICSCPPLSEFEVSTSSTTGSEG from the coding sequence ATGGAGTTCCTCGTGACTGTATCTCCGGCCTCCGCCATCCCAGCCTCCGCCATCCCGGCCACCGCCTCCCCAGCCTCCGCTCCAGCCGCCACTGCTCCGGCTGCCACCTTTGTTGACCGGCACATCGGCGCCCGCCGCCAGGCCGACGTCGACACCATGCTCAAGGCCGTGGGCTACGACACCGTGGACGCACTGGTTGACACCGCCGTGCCCAAGGACATCCGCCAGGATTCTGCACTGGAACTGGACGGCGCCCTGAGCGAGGTGGAAGCGCTCGCTGAACTGCGCCGGCTGGCCGCGAAGAACAAGACCGCGGTGCAGATGATTGGCCAGGGCTACTACGACACCGTGACGCCGCCGGTGATCCGCCGCAACATCCTTGAGGGTCCGGCCTGGTACACCGCCTACACGCCCTACCAGCCCGAGATTTCCCAAGGCCGGCTCGAGGCGCTGCTGAACTTCCAGACCATGGTCCAGGACCTCGTGGGGCTGCCCATCGCCAACGCCTCCCTGCTGGACGAAGCCACCGCGGTGGCCGAGGCCGTGCTGATGATGCGCAGGGCCAACAAGAACAAGGATGCCCGGGACGGCAAGACGGTGCTGGACTCCGATTGCCTGCCGCAGACCATCGCCATCGTGAAGGGCCGCGCTGAGGCGCTGGGCTTCGAGGTCGAGGTGGCGGACCTGTCCAAGGGCCTTCCTGACGGCGTCATCAACGGTGTGGTCCTGCAGCAGCCCGGCGCCTCCGGCCGGGTCTTTGACCACAGCGCCGTCATCGCCGACACCAAGGAACGCGGCGCCCTGGTCACAGTGGCGGCGGACCTGCTGGCCCTCACCCTCATCACGCCTCCCGGCGAGCAGGGGGCGGACATCGCCGTGGGGTCGGCGCAGCGCTTCGGCGTGCCGCTGTTCTACGGCGGCCCGCACGCGGCCTACATGGCGGTGCAGAAAGGCCTGGAGCGGTCCATGCCCGGCCGCCTGGTGGGTGTCTCCAAGGACTCCGCGGGAGTACCTGCCTACCGCCTTGCCCTGCAGACCCGCGAGCAGCACATCCGCCGCGAGAAGGCCACCTCGAACATCTGCACCGCCCAGGCGCTGCTGGCCATCGTGGCGTCAATGTACGCGGTGTACCACGGTCCCGAGGGCCTGAAGGCTATCGCCCGGGCTGCCCACGCCCACGCGAAGAACCTTGCCGCCTCGCTTAAGGCGGCCGGTTTCGACGTGCTGCACACCAGTTTCTTCGACACCGTCACGGTCTCCGTTCCGGGCAAGGCCGCCGGCATCGTCGCTGCCGCCGAGGCCAAGGGCATCAACCTGCGGAGCATCGATGGGGACACGGTGGGCTTCTCCACCGACGAAACCACGACGCCGGCAGTCGTCGACGGCGTCCTGGGCGCCTTTGGTGCCGGCCTGGCTGACGCGGCTGCCGGCACTGACACTGCCTTTGCCCTGGATGCCGCCGTCGAACGTTCCTCCGACTTCCTGCAGCACCCGGTGTTCAACACCTACCGGTCTGAGACGCAGCTGCTGCGCTACATCCGGAAGCTCAGCGACCGGGACCTGGCCCTGGACCGCACCATGATCCCGCTGGGTTCCTGCACCATGAAGCTGAACGCCACAGCCGAAATGGAGGCCATCTCCTGGCCCGAGTTCGCGTCCATCCACCCGTTCGCACCCGACTCCCAGACCGAAGGCTGGCGCGAGCTGATCGCGGACCTGGAAGCCCAGCTGACCGAGATCACCGGGTACGACCAGGTGTCCATCCAGCCCAACGCCGGGTCCCAGGGCGAACTCGCGGGCCTGCTGGCCATCCGTGGTTACCACCACTCCCGGGGCGATCAGCAGCGCAACGTCTGCCTCATCCCGGCTTCGGCGCACGGCACCAACGCCGCCTCCGCCGTCCTCGCCGGCATGAAGGTTGTTGTGGTGGCCACGGCGCCGGACGGCACCATCGACCATGCCGACCTGTACGCCAAGATCGAGGCCCACAGGGACGCCCTGTCCTGCATCATGATCACCTATCCGTCCACGCACGGCGTGTACGACGCTGACGTCCGCGAAGTCTGCGACGCCATCCACGCCGCAGGCGGCCAGGTCTACATTGACGGCGCCAACCTCAACGCCCTGGTCGGCCTGGCCCAGCCGGGCAAGTTCGGCGGCGACGTGTCCCACCTGAACCTGCACAAGACGTTCTGCATCCCGCACGGCGGCGGCGGACCCGGTGTCGGCCCGGTTGCTGCGAAGGCGCATTTGGCACCCTTTATGCCCGGCAACGCGGCCACCTGGATCGAAGGCGACGACGTCCCGATCTCTGCCTCCAAGTACGGTTCCGCCGGCGTTCTGCCGATTTCCTGGGCCTACGTGAAGCTCATGGGCGGACAGGGACTCACCGAAGCAACCAAGTCCGCGCTGCTCGCCGCGAACTACATCGCCGCCCGCCTGAACGACTTCTTCCCGGTCCTGTACACGGGAGAAGGCGGCCTGGTGGCACACGAGTGCATCCTGGACCTGCGCGAGCTGACCGCCAAGACGGGTGTCACCGCCGAGGATGTGGCCAAGCGCCTCATCGACTACGGTTTCCACGCCCCCACCCTGGCGTTCCCCGTTGCGGGCACCCTGATGGTGGAACCCACCGAGTCTGAAGACCTCGGCGAGATCGACCGCTTCATTGAGGCCATGATTTCCATCCGCGCCGAGATCGACCAAGTGGCCCACGGTGAGTTCTCCGTGACCGACAGCCCGCTGCGCAACGCACCCCACACGGCAGCCGCCGCAATCTCCTCCGACTGGAACCGCGCCTACCCGCGCGAGCAGGCGGTGTTCCCGGTGAAGTCGCTCCGGCAGGACAAGTACTTCCCGCCGGTGGGCCGCATCGACGGCGCGGCCGGCGACCGGAACCTGATCTGCTCCTGCCCGCCGCTTTCCGAGTTCGAGGTTTCGACGAGCTCAACCACCGGCTCGGAAGGCTGA
- a CDS encoding lipid II:glycine glycyltransferase FemX — protein MSARSHEYRTAHNPRLDTAPLREFTARFATAEEIENWDKHVTANPNGGNMLQSAAYASVKNGTGWKVRFLVLESPGSASYNLVLEKKFPILGRLWYLIKGPDLAAAGDLLAALDACAAFVRDRKLNVFTIKIEPDIVDSADAQAHLAAAGLVKASNIQSNDSTALLDISGPEEAVFKAVSSRARNAIRRAEREGCQVLRKEPGAETYRALYDLMADTVNAKGSMPLRSYEYYAAFWDEFCNRGQGNFFFVYEDGKPSVGAFVINYGAKATYKDGGSIQNRKQYGDSHLVQWAAIRRMQELGCTEYDFCGTPPSSRIKDKTHNLYGMGMFKTSFTKTVTDFVGCHDYILAPLRHRLWVNGAEKVFRRIETARTGQQFY, from the coding sequence ATGTCCGCACGCAGCCACGAGTACAGAACCGCGCACAACCCCCGATTGGACACGGCCCCCTTGCGAGAATTCACCGCACGTTTTGCCACCGCCGAGGAAATTGAAAACTGGGACAAGCACGTCACGGCCAACCCGAATGGCGGCAACATGCTGCAGTCCGCCGCCTACGCGTCGGTAAAGAACGGCACTGGCTGGAAGGTCCGGTTCCTGGTGCTGGAAAGCCCCGGGTCGGCCAGCTACAACCTGGTGCTGGAGAAGAAGTTCCCGATCCTGGGCCGGCTCTGGTACCTCATCAAAGGCCCTGACCTCGCAGCTGCCGGGGACCTGTTGGCGGCACTCGACGCCTGCGCGGCGTTCGTCCGGGACAGGAAGCTCAACGTCTTCACCATCAAGATCGAACCGGACATCGTGGACTCCGCCGATGCCCAGGCCCACTTGGCCGCCGCCGGCCTTGTGAAGGCATCCAACATCCAGTCCAACGACTCCACGGCGCTGCTGGACATCTCCGGCCCGGAGGAAGCCGTCTTCAAGGCAGTCTCCTCCCGGGCCCGCAACGCCATCCGCCGAGCCGAGCGGGAGGGCTGCCAGGTGCTCCGGAAAGAACCGGGCGCCGAAACCTACCGGGCGCTCTATGACCTCATGGCGGACACAGTGAACGCCAAGGGTTCCATGCCCCTGCGGAGCTACGAGTACTATGCCGCGTTCTGGGACGAGTTCTGCAACCGCGGCCAGGGCAATTTCTTCTTCGTCTACGAGGACGGCAAACCCAGCGTGGGCGCGTTCGTGATCAACTACGGAGCCAAAGCCACTTACAAGGACGGCGGTTCCATCCAGAACCGCAAACAGTACGGCGATTCGCACCTGGTCCAGTGGGCAGCCATCCGGCGGATGCAGGAACTGGGCTGCACCGAATACGACTTCTGCGGCACCCCGCCCTCCTCCCGCATCAAGGACAAGACCCACAACCTGTACGGCATGGGAATGTTCAAAACCAGCTTCACGAAAACCGTCACAGATTTTGTGGGCTGCCACGACTACATCCTTGCCCCGCTCCGCCACCGCCTCTGGGTCAATGGCGCAGAAAAGGTCTTCCGCCGGATCGAAACAGCGCGGACCGGCCAGCAGTTCTACTGA
- a CDS encoding TetR/AcrR family transcriptional regulator has product MARKPVARDAVLDAFEELLIDVGERAATLDAVAKRAGVSKGGLLYHFPNKEALIAATLERLDRLAGEDLADMAAAPEGAAAYFIRSSLWSDTPMDRSFVAATRLAEVAHEEARRRFAAIQQQWLELIGKDVGPGMAKAVLYMGDGLYFNAMWESGPSGKAGNRQAEVDQLLAAVERLRG; this is encoded by the coding sequence ATGGCCAGAAAACCCGTCGCGCGAGATGCAGTCCTCGATGCCTTTGAAGAACTCCTGATCGACGTGGGGGAGCGCGCCGCCACCCTGGACGCGGTGGCGAAACGGGCAGGCGTCTCCAAGGGCGGGCTGCTGTACCACTTCCCCAACAAGGAGGCGCTGATCGCGGCAACCCTCGAGCGGCTGGACCGCCTGGCGGGGGAGGACCTTGCTGACATGGCGGCGGCGCCCGAAGGTGCGGCGGCCTATTTCATCCGGTCATCGCTCTGGTCCGACACCCCTATGGACAGGTCCTTCGTGGCTGCCACGCGCCTCGCTGAAGTGGCCCACGAGGAGGCCCGCCGACGCTTCGCCGCAATCCAGCAACAGTGGCTGGAGCTCATCGGCAAGGATGTTGGCCCGGGAATGGCAAAAGCCGTGCTTTACATGGGGGACGGGCTGTACTTCAACGCCATGTGGGAGAGCGGGCCGTCCGGAAAGGCCGGCAACCGGCAGGCGGAAGTGGACCAACTCCTGGCCGCCGTCGAGCGGCTCAGGGGTTAG